CACCGCCGATATCAGTGCGTTGGAACCCGGCCAATGGCGCTGGGGCGCCCACTGCGATCCCAAGGGCCGTATGCTGGCAACCTTCCGCACCTTTAAACTGGGCGACGCCCTGATGATGCTGGAGCCGCGCAGCGCATTGGAAGTCTCACTGGCACAGCTGAAAAAATACGCCGTATTCAGCAAAGTGGAGCTTGTGGATGTAAACGGCGAGCTCACCCTCTTGGGTGTATCTGGTCCAGAGGCAGCCGGTTTTGTTGCCCAGCATTTTGGCACGTCAGAGGCAGACGTTTACAGCACAGAGCAAGGCACTGTGCTTAAAGACGGTGAGCGGTTTATTCTGATCCTGGACAAGGCCAATGCCTGTGCCCTGATAGAGAAAAGCGGCCAGCCGCTTTACGGAGCAGGCGTATGGCAAGCATTGGAAATTCGTGCCGGCTACCCCAATATCGCAGCGGGCCATGCCAGCGAGTACATCCCCCAGATGTGTAATCTGCAGGCCCTCGACGGTATCAGCTTTAACAAGGGCTGCTACATGGGGCAGGAAACCGTGGCCCGCACCAAATACCGTGGCGGCAACAAGCGCGCGCTCTACATCCTCTTTGGTGAAAGCCAGACGCCAGTTCGCCTCGAAAGCACCCTGGAAATCGCCGTGGAAGGTGGCTATCGCAAGGCAGGCAACATCATTGAGGTGGTGAGCCGCGGCAGCAAGGTACTGATGACCGCAGTCCTCGCCAATGACACAGCGCCCGATGCGGTGCTGCGTCTCGCCGACGACCACGAGGCCAGCTTCACCCTGCTGCCCCTGCCCTACTCGTTGGAAGAGTAACTCATCACAAGCAGGTCCTTGTCAGCGCCGGGCATGTAACCGATATGCATCCCAGACGAACAAAGCGGACAAGCAAAGCAGACAAAAAAGAGGCGCCTGGTGCGCCTCTTTTTATTTGAAAGCCCGATATCCGAGCGTAAGCAATCACAGTTGCCAACTGCCGGGCTAGTCTTCCGTTTCCATGTGTTTATCGCGCACCGCCACCACCTCGGGCAATATCTGCTTGAAGTGCTCCACCAGCTCAGGGTCAAACTGCTTGCCGGCTTCCGACTCCAGCAAGGCCATGGTGTCTTCAATACTCCATGCCTTCTTATAAGGTCTGATGGACGTCAGGGCATCGAACACATCGGCAATGGCGACGATACGCCCTTCGATGGGGATCTCAGTGCCACTGAGGCCATTGGGATAGCCAGAGCCATCCCATTTCTCATGGTGAGTCAGGGCAATACGGCGGGACATCTGCAGCAGCGGATCCGGATGTTCGCCAATGATTTCGGCACCTATGCTGGCGTGCTGCTGCATGATTTCCCACTCTTCGGCATCCAGCTTGGCCGGCTTTTTCAGTACCGCATCGGGGGTGCCTATTTTGCCTATATCATGCATGGGCGCTGCATTGTACAGGAGCTCGCAGAAGGGTTCAGGCAGCCCGGCCTGTCGTGCCAGCAATCTCGCATAATGGCTCATGCGTACCACGTGCAACCCGGTTTCGTTGTCCTTGTATTCGGCGGCGCGGCCGAGACGGCGGATAATCTCAAAGCGGGTCTGTTCAAGCTCCCTGGTCCGTTCTCGCACCTGCTCTTCGAGCAGTCTCTTCTGGTCGTAAAGTGCCAGGTGGGTTTTCACCCTCACCTTCACAATGGGCGCACTCACCGGCTTGGTGATATAGTCCACGGCCCCCAGCTCAAAGCCCTGGGTTTCGTCAGCGACCTCGGCAAGGGCGGTAACGAAAATCACCGGGATATGGGCCGTCATGGGTTCCTGCTTAAGACGGCGGCATACCTCATAGCCACTCATCCCGGGCATCATCACGTCCAGCAAAATCAAATCCGGAGGCGACTTCAGCGCCAGCGCCAACGCCCTTGGGCCATCAATGGCCACCTTGACCTTATAATCCTGCCCCAATATCCCCACCAGAATATCGATGTTCTCCGGGGTATC
This sequence is a window from Shewanella zhangzhouensis. Protein-coding genes within it:
- the ygfZ gene encoding tRNA-modifying protein YgfZ — protein: MTFTVSQAAWALDSEGPALTLSLLNHLGLVSVTGEQGNSFIHGQVTADISALEPGQWRWGAHCDPKGRMLATFRTFKLGDALMMLEPRSALEVSLAQLKKYAVFSKVELVDVNGELTLLGVSGPEAAGFVAQHFGTSEADVYSTEQGTVLKDGERFILILDKANACALIEKSGQPLYGAGVWQALEIRAGYPNIAAGHASEYIPQMCNLQALDGISFNKGCYMGQETVARTKYRGGNKRALYILFGESQTPVRLESTLEIAVEGGYRKAGNIIEVVSRGSKVLMTAVLANDTAPDAVLRLADDHEASFTLLPLPYSLEE
- a CDS encoding response regulator, which translates into the protein MEKATVLVVDDTPENIDILVGILGQDYKVKVAIDGPRALALALKSPPDLILLDVMMPGMSGYEVCRRLKQEPMTAHIPVIFVTALAEVADETQGFELGAVDYITKPVSAPIVKVRVKTHLALYDQKRLLEEQVRERTRELEQTRFEIIRRLGRAAEYKDNETGLHVVRMSHYARLLARQAGLPEPFCELLYNAAPMHDIGKIGTPDAVLKKPAKLDAEEWEIMQQHASIGAEIIGEHPDPLLQMSRRIALTHHEKWDGSGYPNGLSGTEIPIEGRIVAIADVFDALTSIRPYKKAWSIEDTMALLESEAGKQFDPELVEHFKQILPEVVAVRDKHMETED